The following coding sequences are from one Dermacentor silvarum isolate Dsil-2018 chromosome 4, BIME_Dsil_1.4, whole genome shotgun sequence window:
- the LOC125945026 gene encoding solute carrier organic anion transporter family member 4A1-like, which yields MNSPGFWNIFASPTLIGSIPAPVILGGIMDEMCLAWHRPCGSSGNCIAYQNEDMARGMFYALVAMLSMSTLLFYLSLLAHRRRARKREAARSMQALFIGSGIHSIGTPKDTNDVSSPISR from the coding sequence atgaATTCACCCGGTTTTTGGAACATTTTTGCGTCGCCCACATTGATAGGTTCCATCCCGGCTCCCGTGATCTTGGGTGGCATCATGGACGAGATGTGCCTGGCTTGGCACCGGCCATGCGGATCGAGTGGAAACTGCATCGCCTACCAGAACGAAGACATGGCCCGGGGCATGTTCTACGCGCTGGTCGCCATGCTCTCGATGTCCACGCTGCTCTTCTACCTGTCTCTCCTGGCGCACCGCCGCAGAGCCCGAAAGCGCGAGGCTGCCAGGTCGATGCAGGCCCTGTTCATAGGGTCCGGCATTCACTCGATCGGAACCCCCAAGGACACTAACGACGTCTCGTCTCCAATTTCGCGATGA